The following proteins are encoded in a genomic region of Dyadobacter sp. UC 10:
- a CDS encoding (Fe-S)-binding protein, giving the protein MEENSYKVPTMAEMAAENETPEVLFWVGCAGSFDDRYKKVTVAFVKILNKAKVKFAVLGTEESCTGDPARRAGNEFTFQMLAMSNIQVLDMYGVKKIVTACPHCFNTLKNEYPELGGNYEVLHHSEYLQQLIDEGRVRPENGETFKGKKVTFHDSCYLGRANDIYEAPRHVLEALDADLFEMKRSKVKGLCCGAGGGQMFKEPEKGNKDINIERIEEALATGADTIAVACPFCMIMMTDGLKNKEKEDSVRIYDIAELVAKANGL; this is encoded by the coding sequence ATGGAGGAAAACTCATATAAGGTCCCTACAATGGCAGAAATGGCCGCGGAAAATGAAACTCCCGAGGTTTTGTTCTGGGTAGGTTGCGCCGGTTCTTTCGATGACCGCTACAAGAAAGTGACAGTGGCTTTCGTCAAAATATTAAATAAAGCAAAGGTAAAATTCGCTGTGCTGGGTACCGAAGAAAGCTGCACGGGAGATCCAGCGCGGCGGGCAGGAAATGAATTCACTTTCCAAATGCTCGCAATGTCCAACATTCAGGTGCTCGATATGTATGGAGTTAAGAAAATCGTGACCGCTTGCCCGCATTGTTTTAATACCCTGAAAAATGAATATCCCGAGCTGGGCGGCAACTATGAAGTGCTCCACCACTCCGAGTATTTACAGCAGCTTATCGACGAAGGAAGGGTAAGACCGGAGAATGGCGAAACGTTCAAAGGTAAGAAGGTAACTTTCCACGATTCGTGCTATCTCGGTCGCGCCAACGATATTTATGAAGCGCCAAGACACGTACTGGAAGCCCTGGATGCAGATCTTTTTGAAATGAAAAGATCGAAAGTGAAAGGACTTTGCTGCGGTGCGGGTGGCGGCCAGATGTTTAAAGAACCTGAAAAGGGCAACAAGGATATCAATATCGAACGCATTGAAGAGGCGCTGGCAACCGGCGCCGATACTATTGCAGTAGCCTGTCCGTTTTGTATGATTATGATGACCGACGGGCTCAAAAACAAAGAAAAGGAGGATTCGGTCAGGATTTATGATATTGCTGAACTCGTAGCAAAGGCTAATGGACTTTAA
- a CDS encoding gliding motility lipoprotein GldH translates to MKFSGIFAALLLCLSLVSCDDSIVYKAHEDIDDGLWYIKNKPAFKIEITDTTQVYNLYYLLRNTLQYPYYNLYLTRNFTGPDKQLISNTLEEVYLSNEMTGKPYGHGLGDLFDHKIPFLKNYRFSKSGIYTITLSQSMRQNPLPFVMSVGISVEKVQVNK, encoded by the coding sequence ATGAAGTTTTCCGGAATTTTTGCCGCTTTATTGCTTTGCCTGTCCCTCGTCTCCTGTGATGATAGTATTGTTTATAAAGCGCATGAAGATATTGACGACGGACTTTGGTATATCAAAAATAAGCCGGCATTCAAAATAGAGATCACCGACACCACGCAGGTTTACAACCTCTATTATTTGTTGAGAAATACACTTCAATATCCTTACTATAATCTTTACCTCACCCGCAACTTCACCGGCCCGGACAAGCAACTGATCTCAAACACGCTGGAAGAAGTGTACTTGTCCAATGAAATGACCGGCAAGCCGTATGGTCACGGACTGGGTGATCTTTTTGACCATAAAATACCTTTCCTGAAAAACTATCGCTTCTCCAAATCCGGTATTTACACCATCACGCTTTCACAATCCATGCGACAAAATCCGCTTCCTTTTGTGATGAGCGTTGGTATTAGCGTCGAAAAAGTACAGGTTAACAAATAG
- a CDS encoding AI-2E family transporter, with amino-acid sequence MNSTLRPLPDKDRETPIYLKLASTLVALIATVYILYTLRETIIPLAFSILLAILLYPVCAWLERHKVPRIGAILLSILTLFVVIVILVYVVSIQIGSFAEELPRITEKAEIIMDQTLAMGERYLNISRTQQVSEGKKYLVNALTEGRAFLLNTLVTTTGAISTFVLIPLYIFFFMLYRDFFRMFVHKAIRKVPNEDLNLLLRKIYEVIQSYLSGLFLVILIVGVLNSIGLLLLGIPHAIFFGFLAGFLILIPYIGILIGSVLPALLSIVTMDSPWYAVGVIGIMSFVQFLEGNFITPNIVGSKVSVNPLAAIIALFLGGQLWGLSGLILALPVTAILKVIFDTVPSLEPYGFLLGEPVHEVAAEQAEIQREQTVNEFKKKSYRRYRNKPRKKPEGSSSTLPGNAPNV; translated from the coding sequence ATGAATTCAACATTACGCCCCCTGCCTGACAAAGATAGAGAAACCCCTATTTACTTAAAGCTGGCAAGCACACTTGTTGCCCTTATCGCGACAGTTTACATTCTTTATACACTGAGGGAAACAATTATACCACTCGCATTTTCTATCCTCCTCGCTATCCTGCTTTACCCGGTTTGTGCGTGGCTGGAACGGCACAAAGTACCCCGGATCGGCGCTATTTTACTGAGTATCCTGACCTTATTTGTTGTCATCGTTATTCTGGTCTACGTTGTCTCGATCCAGATCGGAAGCTTTGCCGAGGAGTTGCCGCGTATTACCGAAAAGGCTGAAATCATCATGGACCAAACTTTGGCGATGGGTGAGCGGTACTTAAATATCAGTCGTACGCAGCAAGTCAGCGAGGGGAAAAAATACCTTGTTAACGCGTTGACCGAAGGCCGCGCATTCCTGCTTAACACGCTTGTAACTACGACCGGCGCCATTTCGACCTTTGTATTAATCCCGCTGTATATTTTCTTTTTCATGCTTTACCGCGATTTTTTCAGAATGTTCGTGCACAAAGCTATCCGAAAAGTACCGAACGAGGATTTAAACCTTTTGTTAAGAAAAATATATGAAGTGATCCAGAGCTATCTCTCAGGATTATTTTTAGTGATTTTAATTGTGGGTGTTTTAAATAGTATCGGGCTTCTATTACTGGGAATCCCGCATGCTATATTCTTCGGTTTTCTGGCTGGTTTCCTGATTTTGATTCCTTACATCGGAATACTGATTGGCTCGGTTTTGCCTGCATTGCTGAGTATTGTCACGATGGATTCTCCCTGGTATGCTGTCGGTGTGATCGGCATTATGAGTTTCGTACAGTTCCTGGAAGGAAATTTCATTACGCCCAATATCGTTGGTTCCAAAGTGAGTGTGAACCCGCTGGCAGCGATTATCGCATTGTTTCTGGGCGGTCAGCTTTGGGGGCTTTCGGGCTTAATCCTTGCATTACCGGTTACGGCTATTCTGAAAGTGATTTTTGATACAGTCCCAAGTTTGGAACCTTACGGATTTTTGCTGGGTGAACCTGTGCACGAAGTCGCAGCTGAACAGGCGGAGATCCAGCGGGAGCAGACAGTCAACGAATTCAAGAAAAAGTCTTACAGAAGGTACCGAAACAAGCCAAGAAAAAAACCGGAGGGTTCTTCTTCTACGCTTCCAGGGAATGCTCCGAATGTATAG
- a CDS encoding response regulator transcription factor: protein MSTTKSAVSAPKVLVVDDDSDIVELLEYNLTKEGYSVLTASNGKKAIETAKTFIPDLILLDIMMPQLDGIETGRILRQNPDIKNTYILFLTARSEEYSEVAAFDVGADDYITKPIKPRALMSRINALFRREAQKAESGDTIDILDLSINRKNYTVTQAGEKATVLPKKEFELLFFLAQTPNKVFSRDELLQKIWGADIYVLERTVDVHIRKLREKLGDRYIKTLKGVGYMFSNELS from the coding sequence ATGAGCACCACGAAATCCGCTGTTTCAGCACCGAAAGTACTAGTAGTGGATGATGATTCCGATATTGTTGAACTCCTAGAATATAACTTAACCAAGGAAGGCTACTCGGTACTTACAGCTTCAAACGGAAAAAAAGCCATTGAAACTGCCAAAACATTTATACCAGACTTGATCCTTCTGGACATTATGATGCCGCAGCTTGACGGTATCGAAACCGGGCGAATTCTTCGCCAGAATCCCGATATTAAAAACACCTATATCCTGTTTCTGACTGCACGTTCCGAAGAATACTCGGAAGTAGCTGCATTTGATGTGGGCGCCGACGATTACATCACAAAGCCGATTAAGCCAAGGGCCTTAATGAGCCGGATCAATGCATTGTTTCGCCGGGAAGCTCAAAAAGCGGAGTCTGGTGATACGATCGATATTCTCGACCTGTCTATTAACAGGAAAAATTACACTGTGACCCAGGCCGGTGAGAAGGCGACGGTACTCCCGAAAAAGGAGTTTGAATTGCTGTTCTTTCTGGCGCAAACGCCCAATAAGGTTTTCAGTCGCGACGAATTGCTGCAGAAAATCTGGGGTGCAGATATTTATGTGCTCGAAAGAACTGTCGACGTACATATCAGAAAGTTACGCGAAAAACTGGGCGACAGATATATTAAAACTCTGAAAGGCGTAGGTTATATGTTTAGCAACGAACTCAGCTGA